The DNA segment AACCAAACCATTTATGAAATCTAAACTGCAAAACTGGGTCTTTCAGAAATCATCATGATATTAATTTTACCCACCCTGATAAATGAATAGTGTTAAGTATGTTGAGGTTAgccaaatacagttgtgctcaaaaatttgcatacccttggagaattggtaatatattaaccatttttaaagaaaacatgagtgagcaggcaaaacacatttcttttatttcttatgggattcatattcaactgtaggttataaaagaatggcccaatcataaaacaaaacatggcaacaaagaaaaaaatgaaatcacccctgttcaaaagtctgcatacccttagttcttaatactgtgtattgccccctttagcatcaatgacagcgtgcagtcttttgtaatagttgtctatgaggccccaaattcttgcaggtggtctagcagcccattcatcttggccatatgcctccaggtcatgcaaagtctttggtcgtattgcatgaaccacacgtttgagatctccccagagtggctcgatgatattaaggtcaggagactgtgatggccactccagaaccttcacctttttctgctgtaaccactggagggtcaacttggccttgtgcttagggtcattgtcgtgctggaaagtccaagagcgtcccatgcgcagcttttgtgcagaagaatgcaaattgtctgccagtattttctgataacatgcttcattcatcttgccatcaattttcacaagattccccgtgcctttagagctcacacacccccaaaacatcagtgagccaccaccatgcttcacagtggggatggtattcttttcactataggccttgttgacccctctccaagcaaagctctattttggtctcgtcactccaaattacagtgtgccagaagctgtgaggcgtgtcaatgtgttgtcgggcataatgtaaccaggcttttttgtggcattggcacagtaaaggcttctttctggcatctCGAACATGCAGCtgatttttgttcaagtatcgtcataatgtgctccttgaaacaaccacactgtctttttccagagcagcctgtatttctcctgaggttacctgtgggtttttcctttgtatcccgaacagttcttctggcagttgttgctgaaatctttcttagtctacctgaccttggcttggtatcaagagatccccgaattttccacttcttaataaatgattgaacagtactgactggcatttttaaggctttggatatctttttatatccttttccatctttataaagttccattaccttgttacgcaggtcttttgacagttcttttctgctccccatggctcagtatctagcctgctcagtgcatccacgtgagagctaacaaactcattgactatttatacacagacactaattgcaatttaaaaatccacaggtgtgggaaattaacctttaattaccatttaaacctgtgtgtgtcaccttgtgtgtctgtaacaaggccaaacattcaagggtatgtaaacttttgatcagggccatttgggtgatttctgttatcattatgatttaaaaaggagccaaacaactatgtgataataaatggcttcatatgatcactatccttaaataaattcaatgccaaaatttcacaatttctgccagggtatgcaaacttttgagcacaactgtataacaggctatttacatttaaaagtccTCTAGGTAAAAAGCAGCACAAGCAGCCTGTTTAAGGGTCAGAGAGAAGGTGAaaatttgtcatttaaaaaaaaattattatggttCAAGAAAGTaggcttaaataataatatacaaatctacaaaagtGTACAATATGCATTTTGCATTCCATTTATGTTCTGTTACGGAGACTGTTACTCTTTTAATTACATTCTGATACAAATACTACTAAACAAGTTCAGTTATTTGCATCTGATGTAATTTTGTAATGATGAAAAAACGTGAATTGAGTTGAATTGAATTGTCCTACTGGATGGTCTTTAATACTGATGTGGTACATAAACTAAATTTGGCAACCATGTTATTAaggtttttcttttatttaaatattttaaggtAGCCATTTTCTATTTGATAATTTGGGGATGTTTCTTTCTATgtatgtagtttttattttctaaGTATGGTATGTATTAACAAATGAATCAAGATAACCTGTTGTAAGCCTTGTTTCCTGTGATACTATTATAAGTTTGTTACAGAGATGTTGAGTCTCACCCATCAGGAGCTCATCTTGCTGACACACGGTCCTCACACAGATTTCCTTGTTGATCACATAGACTCGTGGAAGACTGGAGGAAACCGATGTCAATTATTTTACATGCAGTTTATCAAATACAAATTTCTTTGTGTATGTTCAACACAGGAGAAGGTCAACAGGAAAGAGAAAGCACAGAGACTAGTATGACTGATATGGTCTTAAAAATatgtttgtctttgtgtctgaGTGCTTGCGTCAGAGTGTCAATGTGTTAGCCACCTGTAGAGACACAGTGAATGGATGCATCTCTTTATCGGTCGATGAACAGAGTACATCCTGGTACAGGGATATGTTTCCTCTCTGCAGTCTGTGAGGTAGAGACAGTACTCATTTTAccaccactccctctctcacttACATATTTACTTTCATTTCATATATGAACTCACCTGATGGCAAAGCATCTTCAATATTCTGTATTTCTGGTCAGAAGCAGAGACATAGCAAACACAATTCAAAACATGTGAGAGAGACTGTGGCTAGTTGTCACAATAttaactccagtgaatattttgcagggtgggtttatttttgaaagtctgttTGCCTATGTACACACATACCTAAAAGTCTTGGTtacaaaaaaagcttttaaaatttgtgatgtttttgccctgggaaaaagatacagttcatgaAATAGTAATGGCCTTTTTTGTCCCATAGCAtgacatgttgtcacactatatggggtaagttttcACAATTAGGACCTGCTGTTGTTTGACACTCATTTGAGAAGAATAGCTTGTTtggaaatatgaaaatatatccaTGTTCCACAACATAtccatgtttaaaatgtaaacacttcTTTGGCCAACAGAAATTGTAGTTATTAATGATATAAAACTACAACATATAAAACACATGTGGCAACTTGTCCCAATATAAATGTGTCCTGACCCGAACTGACATTTTTGAAAACTACCCAGGTCAGCCATTTGGTTAAAATCTAGCTTCATAATATAGATGAcccttgccttaatgtatcccagtGTGGTTTTATCGTGTTCCCTTGTTTACATAAGAGCAAAAATATGGTGacattggaattttagtttggaggacatTATCAGTTGCTTGTAACAAATTCAACCACTGCAAGAGAAAATGAGCATTTGTGTAACTGGACTTTTGACTTTTTAGTTACTGAGATCTAATCCTTGTGACACCTTCCCCATATGACAACTAACCCGGGTTTCCTATATGCAGAAAAACACATATGTTTTCACATAATCACAAGAACGATTAACAAGACTCTTATTTTGCATTGAAAGAATTACCAGTTTGTTGTGCCCAGACAACAACAAGTACTGTGGAAAAAGGAGAAGAGTTATGTTTGAATGAGCAATAAAAAGGAATCATTCATTCGTATTCATTAAATTAATTggtttgtgttgtgttgttttgatTACTTGAGTTACCAAAGAAACAGCACCATAGCAGCACAGGGACTGGAGAGCTGCCCATTTTTCAGGGTCTTCACAGGGTCCAATCACAGCTCAGAGCTGAAGAGAGCAAGAAATGTTTATTAGCTTTTTTATCAGAACATCCTTGAGATAGTTTTCAATGTTATGAGTGTTTATAATAGATGTAAGTAAGTAAGCTCATTCACAGGCCTACTTTAGCATGATCTTTTCTAGAGAGATTTGAGCCAACGAATGATTGGACCAAAACTTTATCCATTTATAGACATCCTCGAAACACTTGGACAAAACGAATTTAGGAGAGAAGAACTTGATGCTTGAAACTCATTTAGGTTTCCATGAGCTCTGACTCATCCAGATTCTCATTTATTGATGTCACTGAACATAAGTTCTCTGTTCTCAATCTCTCATTAAAGATATCGGTTACAGCTGTTCCATCCATCCAGTTTTGTCTGTTTCCTTCTCTCTTCCAGACTTTTTTCCTCTAAGCCTGTGTTTCTCTGTGTCCAAGATATGAGCTCACACTAAAGAATGTGCTTTCCCACCCCTCCCTGTGGACTCaccaaaacacatacacatacacatatacacatagaAATATTCATACATACTACATAAACACGTACTGCATTTACCTCTGTACATTTCCACTAATCATAGATGTGCCAAAGGGTTCCATTGAACAATTATAAACTCAAAAGTTGATTGAATATACTGCATGTATGCATCAACACACAGGACAGTATACACTCACACTCTgtattctttaaaatgtaaagtatttCTTATATAACTACCCTACACGTTGAGTAATGCAAATTTTTAACACATTGCGTTCATCAAGATTGGCTATCTCTGCCCACATTCTGAAGCCCTTTCTTGTCTATATTAATTTAGCATATCGAAACCAGTGACTAGACAAGGTAGATGTGTTATATGATGATTGTAATGATGTAATATTCTcaaaagaatttgttttataataCTTACAAATTTAGAGTCCTCTGCTACTCCTTGTGTTTTTCACAATCGTTAAGTATTTTTACTtctcccctccctctctcttcccTCCCCTCTACATCCcgcctgtttctctctctctttctttctccctctcacTCTTTCCATTTTTATTCAAACATTGGAATGAGTTCTGTAAATGGaacttttatgtcccaggggttaTAATTGTAAAAaagcttttttgcttttttttttttttttttttatgtgaaggcCATATTAAAACTGTCATGGAAACTTTTTAgcatgccttcatcatttatttttcctAATTTTCAAATGATTGATGATTTAGAGATTGTATTGTTTTACtcttatttcaaacttttaaatGGAAATCCATCAcagaaaaaataattacattttaaaaactataatctaaacaaagaacaaaaataatcataaaccatttcagtatttattgAGTGGCAAagatttatatacattttcacaaaaatatattatattaaaattataatataatataataaatgcaaTTAGAATGTGAATTTTAACTGTGTGTACTTAGAATAGATTAAATGCTAGCTAGGGAATTAGATTTAGAGAAGTGACAAACCTTAAAAGTCTTggctagaattattattattattattattatttattttttattattattattatttatttttttacattttactgttaTTGCTCAGGAAAAAAGGATACAGTTCATACAGCGGGCATGTTGTCACAGTATATGGGGTAggctgtcacaatggaacctgccagtAAACAACCTATTAGGCTTCTCCTAAAGAAAGCACACAATTGTGCACTTTTAAAAAACCTCAAAACTTTGTAGTTAGGCTtactaaaatatacagtagattagCCCTTTAGACAACTTCCCCATCTGCAAACTATCCTTGATCTTGATGATGACAATTCTCCATACCTGTATATCCACTTATGGATCTTAGTGGACACATTAAATAAACCAGTGAGGATGAAATGTAAATGTGAGagtttatattttaaaagaccaCAGGTCTAGAAGTTTCCATAGTTAAAATAATAACATGTATGTGTTAATATGGTAACAATAGCTTTGCTTTAGCCTTTTCTTAAATAACATGTAACCGACAGTGATGACAAATGATGATGCAACTGCATGTCGAAATGATCTTGTCTTCATTGcatgtatttaatcatttattgtcACCGTCACACAAATAGCCTCCTATACAGGCGATTAAAAATATGACG comes from the Myxocyprinus asiaticus isolate MX2 ecotype Aquarium Trade chromosome 15, UBuf_Myxa_2, whole genome shotgun sequence genome and includes:
- the mfap5 gene encoding microfibril associated protein 5 isoform X2; the protein is MGSSPVPVLLWCCFFVLVVVWAQQTEIQNIEDALPSDCREETYPCTRMYSVHRPIKRCIHSLCLYSLPRVYVINKEICVRTVCQQDELLMAELCREKSGWPKRQKRSNRRGCRRDNQKTWASRA
- the mfap5 gene encoding microfibril associated protein 5 isoform X1; its protein translation is MGSSPVPVLLWCCFFGNSILVVVWAQQTEIQNIEDALPSDCREETYPCTRMYSVHRPIKRCIHSLCLYSLPRVYVINKEICVRTVCQQDELLMAELCREKSGWPKRQKRSNRRGCRRDNQKTWASRA